One genomic segment of Rhizorhabdus phycosphaerae includes these proteins:
- a CDS encoding serine hydrolase — translation MERDAVSRPAGPIVVTLAPIPPSAASGLDRTIARLGRSFDGDVGIAVRDVQTGWTSDHRGLDLFPQQSVSKLWVALAAFDQVDRGTLSLDRELSLTKADLTLFHQPVRALALRPGGYRTDARDLVIRALTQSDNSANDRMLREVGGTGSIRATLAAKAIAGVRFGPGERSLQAKVAGLDWKADYSVGNRFYEAREALPRAARRAAFDAYTSDPMDGASPLGIVDALARLKQGRLLSQRSTEEMLGIMSNTRTGANRLKGGLEPGWTLAHKTGTGQILEGEQAGYNDVGILTSPEGRSYAIAVMIGRTDRPLGQRMALMQKVVGATIDYDRTLTRQREMAPPAEAPTPPARP, via the coding sequence TCGCCCGGCTGGGGCGAAGCTTCGACGGCGATGTCGGCATTGCGGTTCGCGACGTGCAGACGGGCTGGACATCGGATCATCGGGGGCTGGATCTGTTTCCGCAACAGAGCGTGTCCAAGCTTTGGGTCGCACTGGCCGCCTTCGATCAGGTGGACCGCGGCACGCTGTCGCTCGACCGCGAGCTAAGCCTGACGAAAGCCGATCTCACCCTGTTCCATCAGCCGGTGCGGGCGCTGGCGCTGCGCCCTGGCGGCTATCGCACCGATGCCCGCGATCTGGTGATCCGCGCGCTGACGCAAAGCGACAACAGCGCGAACGACCGGATGCTGCGTGAGGTCGGGGGAACCGGAAGCATCCGCGCGACGCTCGCCGCCAAGGCGATCGCGGGCGTCCGTTTCGGTCCGGGCGAACGATCGCTGCAAGCGAAGGTTGCGGGGCTTGACTGGAAGGCCGATTATTCCGTCGGCAACCGCTTCTATGAAGCCCGGGAGGCGCTTCCCCGCGCGGCGCGGCGCGCGGCCTTCGACGCCTATACCTCCGATCCGATGGACGGAGCCTCCCCGCTCGGCATCGTCGACGCGCTGGCAAGACTGAAACAGGGTCGCCTGTTGTCGCAGCGCTCGACCGAAGAGATGCTCGGCATCATGAGCAACACCCGCACCGGCGCCAACCGGCTGAAGGGCGGGCTGGAGCCCGGCTGGACGCTGGCGCACAAGACCGGGACCGGTCAGATACTCGAGGGGGAGCAAGCCGGATATAACGACGTCGGCATTCTCACCTCGCCAGAGGGCCGTTCCTATGCGATCGCCGTCATGATCGGACGCACCGATCGCCCTCTCGGCCAGAGAATGGCGCTGATGCAAAAGGTCGTCGGCGCAACGATCGACTATGATCGGACGCTCACCCGTCAGCGGGAAATGGCTCCGCCCGCAGAAGCCCCGACCCCGCCCGCACGACCTTGA
- a CDS encoding methyl-accepting chemotaxis protein → MFRQSPDAMLLLSQGRFVECNAAAERVYDRPRSAIIGSDPGAFSAPTQADGRPAAEQVKLRVAQALREGHARFEWWNLDRNDKVIRVMVTLIPAAVEASDDLLVIVQNQNHTMVVVDTLRDRLATLAKGDLTCRIDGAFAPDYEPLRHSFNAAIETLGSSFASVATAADRMSIGVEEISKAADDLSRRTEQQAASLEETAAALQEITSTVRETAAGSAKAAEVASEARADAADSSDVVRRAIDAMGGIERTSNEISDIIAVIDGISFQTNLLALNAGVEAARAGDAGKGFAVVASEVRALAQRSADAAKDIKSRIGASAEQVRSGVEHVNAAGSALDRIARQVTEMGALIADIADASRQQASGLGQINTAMSELDIVTQQNAAMVEEATAAARSLAGEAADMSVQVGRFRHQGGSTSGQSGTTRMTGWRAA, encoded by the coding sequence ATGTTCCGTCAATCGCCCGACGCGATGCTGCTGCTTTCTCAGGGCCGCTTCGTCGAATGCAATGCGGCTGCCGAACGCGTCTATGACCGTCCACGCTCGGCGATCATCGGCAGCGACCCCGGTGCCTTTTCCGCGCCGACGCAGGCCGATGGCCGGCCGGCCGCCGAGCAAGTGAAACTGCGCGTGGCGCAGGCGTTGCGCGAGGGCCATGCCCGGTTCGAATGGTGGAATCTCGACCGGAACGACAAGGTCATCCGGGTGATGGTGACGCTGATCCCCGCCGCGGTGGAGGCATCGGACGATCTCCTGGTCATCGTCCAGAACCAGAATCACACGATGGTCGTGGTGGACACGCTGCGCGATCGGCTGGCGACGCTCGCCAAGGGCGACCTGACCTGCCGCATCGATGGCGCCTTTGCGCCCGATTACGAACCACTTCGGCACAGCTTCAACGCCGCGATCGAAACGCTCGGCTCCTCCTTCGCCTCGGTCGCGACCGCCGCCGACCGGATGAGCATCGGCGTGGAGGAAATCAGCAAGGCCGCCGACGATCTTTCGCGCCGCACCGAACAGCAGGCGGCGTCGCTCGAGGAAACGGCCGCCGCGCTGCAGGAAATCACCAGCACGGTACGCGAGACAGCCGCTGGCAGCGCCAAGGCCGCCGAAGTCGCCAGCGAGGCGCGGGCCGATGCCGCCGACAGCAGCGACGTCGTTCGCCGCGCGATCGACGCGATGGGCGGGATCGAGCGGACCTCGAACGAGATTTCCGACATCATCGCCGTGATCGACGGCATCTCCTTCCAGACCAACCTTCTGGCTCTGAATGCGGGCGTGGAAGCGGCGCGCGCCGGGGACGCCGGCAAAGGCTTCGCGGTCGTCGCAAGCGAAGTCCGCGCGCTCGCGCAGCGCTCGGCGGATGCGGCCAAGGACATCAAGAGTCGCATCGGCGCCTCGGCCGAACAGGTCCGTTCCGGCGTCGAGCATGTCAACGCAGCCGGCAGCGCGCTCGACCGGATCGCGCGGCAGGTCACAGAGATGGGGGCGCTCATTGCCGACATTGCCGATGCGTCGCGTCAGCAGGCGTCCGGCCTGGGTCAGATCAACACCGCCATGTCGGAGCTCGATATCGTCACCCAGCAAAATGCAGCAATGGTCGAGGAGGCGACCGCCGCCGCGCGCAGCCTTGCCGGAGAGGCTGCAGACATGAGCGTGCAGGTGGGACGCTTTCGCCATCAGGGCGGGTCGACGTCTGGGCAATCCGGCACAACGCGCATGACCGGCTGGCGCGCCGCCTGA
- a CDS encoding cytochrome b/b6 domain-containing protein translates to MMGDKVRIWDAPVRLFHWTLISLFAFSWWSGENHEMEWHRISGLAVLALLLFRLFWGLAGSRTARFAQFIKGPGTVLAYLRKAADEQATDGHNPLGGWSVAALLLVLLTLVTAGLFSVDVDGLESGPLAEYLSFDGGRAAAEIHETAFKAALALIGLHISAILFYQCLVGRDLLLPMITGRREREPGEKVDDVRWSPVRAAIGLAAIVVLVWAISKGFHLAGAGDV, encoded by the coding sequence ATGATGGGGGATAAGGTCCGCATCTGGGATGCGCCTGTACGGCTGTTTCACTGGACACTCATCAGCTTGTTCGCCTTTTCGTGGTGGAGCGGCGAGAATCACGAGATGGAATGGCACCGCATTTCGGGTCTGGCCGTCCTCGCGCTGCTGCTGTTCCGCCTGTTCTGGGGACTTGCCGGATCCCGGACGGCTCGCTTCGCTCAGTTCATCAAGGGGCCTGGTACGGTGCTGGCCTATCTCCGCAAGGCTGCGGACGAGCAGGCGACCGACGGGCATAATCCGCTCGGCGGGTGGAGCGTGGCGGCGCTGCTGCTCGTATTGCTGACGCTGGTCACGGCGGGGCTGTTTTCGGTCGATGTGGACGGGCTCGAATCGGGGCCGCTTGCCGAATATCTGAGCTTCGACGGCGGACGCGCCGCTGCCGAGATCCACGAAACCGCGTTCAAGGCGGCCCTGGCGCTGATAGGGCTGCATATCAGCGCAATTCTCTTCTACCAGTGCCTCGTCGGGCGAGACCTTCTCCTTCCGATGATCACGGGAAGACGCGAGCGTGAACCGGGCGAGAAGGTCGATGACGTACGCTGGTCACCGGTGCGAGCGGCAATCGGCCTGGCGGCGATAGTGGTCCTCGTCTGGGCGATATCGAAAGGCTTTCACTTGGCCGGCGCGGGCGACGTGTAG
- a CDS encoding c-type cytochrome: protein MTQPRSRTIATALALVAAGVATLAVAASPADTIAARQANFKKMGGAMKVIKDQLAGGADKAKMADAAKTIAAVARAQVPMFPKGTGPGAGVKTDALPAIWTDRATFDGHAKKLIVEADKLVAATGTGNAAAIGAQFKAVGSTCGACHKQFRAED from the coding sequence ATGACCCAGCCCCGTTCAAGGACGATTGCCACTGCCCTTGCACTTGTTGCCGCAGGTGTCGCAACGCTGGCTGTTGCGGCGTCTCCTGCCGACACCATTGCCGCGCGTCAGGCCAACTTCAAGAAGATGGGCGGTGCGATGAAGGTGATCAAGGACCAGCTGGCAGGCGGCGCAGATAAAGCAAAGATGGCCGATGCGGCAAAGACGATCGCTGCGGTGGCTCGCGCGCAAGTGCCGATGTTCCCCAAGGGGACCGGCCCAGGCGCGGGCGTGAAAACCGATGCCCTGCCGGCGATCTGGACCGACCGTGCCACGTTCGATGGCCATGCAAAGAAACTGATCGTCGAGGCGGACAAGCTGGTGGCTGCAACCGGTACCGGCAATGCCGCGGCGATCGGCGCACAGTTCAAGGCGGTCGGCAGCACCTGTGGCGCCTGCCACAAGCAGTTCCGCGCTGAAGACTGA